The Magnolia sinica isolate HGM2019 chromosome 9, MsV1, whole genome shotgun sequence genome contains a region encoding:
- the LOC131255251 gene encoding receptor-like protein 6, producing the protein MVQSIRFGRMVWFHQWWGPSQKGFYFLKYNTTRLSSWNPDNRDCCSWEGITCDSATGHVTNLDLSELNIYGRIDFVSLFRLQSLQKLNLASNEFDGSPIPSGFEQLTSLTHLNLSSLNFYGQIPLEISRLTTLVSLDLSYNQIHALKLENPNIGAFVQNLSSLRELHLDSVSISAQGSEWGLALSSALPFLRKLSLSGCGLSGPIHSSLSKLHFLSELYLGGNNLSSAIPKSIFMLPNLQTLDVGYNPLLTGEIPSNNTLRELSLSDTGFCSNLRDSFTNSKLLTMIHLSHCKLAGQFPSWLVKLEKLMYLDLSYNGFSGPLPSWLVKLKKLMHLDLSYNGFSGPLPSWLVKLEKLMHLDLSYNGFSGPLPSWLVKLEKLGHLDLSNNGFSGSLPSWLVKVDKLVFLYLSSNNFSGPIPSSYGNKFQNLQWLIVDNNSLSGTIPSSLFSLPSLKRLYLQDNQFSGQLGEFNNPSSSLLKSINLDNNKLEGPIPMSIFELTKLE; encoded by the exons ATGGTTCAATCCATCAGATTTGGGAGGATGGTCTGGTTTCATCAGTGGTGGGGCCCATCGCAGAAG GGCTTTTACTTCCTCAAGTACAACACCACTAGACTCTCCTCTTGGAATCCTGATAACAGGGATTGTTGCTCTTGGGAAGGCATCACGTGCGATAGTGCCACTGGTCACGTGACCAATCTCGACCTCAGCGAGCTCAATATCTACGGTCGGATTGATTTTGTAAGCCTCTTTCGTCTTCAGAGCCTTCAGAAGCTCAACCTCGCTTCCAATGAATTCGATGGCTCTCCAATCCCATCTGGGTTTGAGCAGCTCACCAgtttgacccatctcaacctctcttCTTTGAATTTTTATGGCCAAATCCCGTTGGAAATCTCCCGCTTGACCACTTTGGTGTCCCTCGATCTATCTTACAATCAAATCCATGCTCTGAAACTCGAAAACCCGAACATTGGAGCATTCGTCCAAAATCTATCGAGTCTGAGAGAACTCCATCTCGATTCGGTAAGCATCTCAGCGCAGGGTAGCGAGTGGGGCCTGGCCTTATCCTCTGCACTCCCTTTTCTCCGCAAGTTGAGCTTGAGTGGCTGTGGTCTTTCAGGCCCCATCCATTCTTCCCTTTCCaagctccatttcttatctgaactctACCTCGGTGGAAACAATCTCTCTTCAGCCATACCCAAGAGTATTTTCATGCTACCAAACCTACAAACGCTGGATGTAGGATACAATCCACTTCTGACGGGTGAAATCCCTTCAAACAATACTCTCCGGGAGTTGTCCCTATCCGACACTGGATTTTGTAGCAACCTACGGGATTCATTCACTAATTCCAAACTGCTGACAATGATCCACCTTAGCCATTGCAAACTAGCCGGCCAATTTCCATCATGGCTTGTGAAGCTCGAGAAACTCATGTATTTGGATCTTTCATACAATGGTTTCAGCGGACCATTGCCATCATGGCTTGTGAAGCTCAAGAAACTCATGCATTTGGATCTTTCATACAATGGTTTCAGCGGACCATTGCCATCATGGCTTGTGAAGCTCGAGAAACTCATGCATTTGGATCTTTCATACAATGGTTTCAGCGGACCATTGCCATCATGGCTTGTGAAGCTCGAGAAACTCGGGCATTTAGATCTTTCAAACAATGGTTTCAGCGGATCATTGCCCTCATGGCTTGTGAAGGTGGACAAACTCGTGTTTTTGTATCTTTCATCCAATAATTTCAGCGGTCCAATCCCTTCTTCCTATGGCAACAAGTTTCAAAATCTTCAATGGCTCATCGTTGACAATAATTCACTTAGTGGGACCAtcccatcatcattgttttcactcCCATCGCTGAAAAGGTTGTATCTTCAAGATAACCAATTTAGTGGTCAACTTGGCGAGTTCAACAACCCATCCTCTTCTCTGCTAAAGTCAATCAACTTGGATAACAACAAGTTGGAGGGGCCTATTCCGATGTCCATCTTTGAACTCACAAAGCTTGAATAA
- the LOC131255252 gene encoding receptor-like protein 6: MDRLPLSSLTNKYFPFSVFFSILPSLFSFLLFSSLLFSSSFVFASVSNSKALSMQHQCIEDHFSALLHLKQGFYFLKYNTTRLSSWNPDNRDCCTWEGITCDSATGHVTNLDLSELNIYGRIDFVSLFRLQSLQKLNLASNEFDGSPIPSGFEQLTSLIHLNLSSLNFYGQIPLEISRLTTLVSLDLSYNQIHALKLENPNIGAFVQNLSSLRELHLDSVSISAQGSEWGLALSSALPFLRKLSLSGCGLSGPIHSSLSKLHFLSELYLGGNNLSSAIPKSIFMLPNLQTLDVGYNPLLTGEIPSNNTLRELSLSDTGFCSNLRDSFTNSKLLTIIHLSHCKLAGQFPSWLVKLEKLMYLDLSYNGFSGPLPSWLVKLKKLMHLDLSYNGFSGPLPSWLVKLEKLMHLDLSYNGFSGPLPSWLVKLEKLGHLDLSNNGFSGSLPSWLVKVDKLVFLYLSSNNFSGPIPSSYGNKFQNLQWLIVDNNSLSGTIPSSLFSLPSLKRLYLQDNQFSGQLGEFNNPSSSLLKSINLDNNKLEGPIPMSIFELTKLE, translated from the coding sequence ATGGATCGCCTCCCTCTCTCCTCTCTTACTAATAAATACTTTCCATTTTCAGTCTTCTTCTCCATTCTCCCTTCCTTATTTAGCTTTCTCTTATTCTCTTCCCTCCTTTTCTCTTCATCTTTTGTCTTTGCCAGTGTCAGTAACAGTAAGGCATTGTCAATGCAACACCAATGCATTGAAGACCACTTCTCTGCTTTGCTCCACTTGAAACAGGGCTTTTACTTCCTCAAGTACAACACCACTAGACTCTCCTCTTGGAATCCTGATAACAGGGATTGTTGCACTTGGGAAGGCATCACGTGCGATAGTGCCACTGGTCACGTGACCAATCTCGACCTCAGCGAGCTCAATATCTACGGTCGGATTGATTTTGTAAGCCTCTTTCGTCTTCAGAGCCTTCAGAAGCTCAACCTCGCTTCCAATGAATTCGATGGCTCTCCAATCCCATCTGGGTTTGAGCAGCTCACCAGTTTGATCCATCTCAACCTCTCTTCTTTGAATTTTTATGGCCAAATCCCGTTGGAAATCTCCCGCTTGACCACTTTGGTGTCCCTCGATCTATCTTACAATCAAATCCATGCTCTGAAACTCGAAAACCCGAACATTGGAGCATTCGTCCAAAATCTATCGAGTCTGAGAGAACTCCATCTCGATTCGGTAAGCATCTCAGCGCAGGGTAGCGAGTGGGGCCTGGCCTTATCCTCTGCACTCCCTTTTCTCCGCAAGTTGAGCTTGAGTGGCTGTGGTCTTTCAGGCCCCATCCATTCTTCCCTTTCCaagctccatttcttatctgaactctACCTCGGTGGAAACAATCTCTCTTCAGCCATACCCAAGAGTATTTTCATGCTACCAAACCTACAAACGCTGGATGTAGGATACAATCCACTTCTGACGGGTGAAATCCCTTCAAACAATACTCTCCGGGAGTTGTCCCTATCCGACACTGGATTTTGTAGCAACCTACGGGATTCATTCACTAATTCCAAACTGCTGACAATAATCCACCTTAGCCATTGCAAACTAGCCGGCCAATTTCCATCATGGCTTGTGAAGCTCGAGAAACTCATGTATTTGGATCTTTCATACAATGGTTTCAGCGGACCATTGCCATCATGGCTTGTGAAGCTCAAGAAACTCATGCATTTGGATCTTTCATACAATGGTTTCAGCGGACCATTGCCATCATGGCTTGTGAAGCTCGAGAAACTCATGCATTTGGATCTTTCATACAATGGTTTCAGTGGACCATTGCCATCATGGCTTGTGAAGCTCGAGAAACTCGGGCATTTAGATCTTTCAAACAATGGTTTCAGCGGATCATTGCCCTCATGGCTTGTGAAGGTGGACAAACTCGTGTTTTTGTATCTTTCATCCAATAATTTCAGCGGTCCAATCCCTTCTTCCTATGGCAACAAGTTTCAAAATCTTCAATGGCTCATCGTTGACAATAATTCACTTAGTGGGACCAtcccatcatcattgttttcactcCCATCGCTGAAAAGGTTGTATCTTCAAGATAACCAATTTAGTGGTCAACTTGGCGAGTTCAACAACCCATCCTCTTCTCTGCTAAAGTCAATCAACTTGGATAACAACAAGTTGGAGGGGCCTATTCCGATGTCCATCTTTGAACTCACAAAGCTTGAATAA